Proteins co-encoded in one Bremerella sp. TYQ1 genomic window:
- a CDS encoding GntP family permease, with translation MLIVLCGVLFLRLHAFLALFFGALAVAAATSSISISQSVLHDATAIISESRDGQLALTQIGEEFPAKAGDFVIKRAKGETSEVRIDRFETNDASTTAYLPPDVSSETSWTDGELIPQAAYQSAEKLADSSAINRVTNALGGTFTKIGILIAMASIIGQGLMTSGAAERIVCSIRSALGERWTALAFVISSFVLAIPVFFDTVFFLMLPLAQAMAKRTGRDYLKYVLSIVVGGTLAHSLVPPTPGPLFVAAELNVNIGAMIVGGVGVGIWGVIAGYLYMIWANRTWQIPLRFEAIEASEQPTEIDEKQLPGFFVSILPIVVPIFLLAMKTVSQSVDVASLSGPADWAIGFLGDKNIAISIGAILALATVIGRPDISWNGLGKTVQKALSEGGVVVLITCAGGAFGEMIRQTNIGTVIAQSLPESVGGIGLLVTAFLITASIRVIQGSATVAMITAIGIVVPVATQIGLPFHPVYLALAIGCGSKPLPWMNDSGFWVISRMSGFTEKETLKTFTVLLTIMGVVSFLATLVFAMFFPFA, from the coding sequence ATGTTGATCGTCCTGTGCGGCGTCCTTTTTTTAAGGCTGCACGCGTTTCTCGCTCTGTTCTTCGGAGCGTTGGCGGTCGCGGCTGCAACGTCGTCGATTTCAATTTCTCAAAGCGTCTTGCATGATGCCACAGCAATAATCAGCGAATCGCGAGATGGTCAGCTTGCCCTGACCCAAATTGGCGAGGAGTTCCCTGCAAAGGCCGGAGACTTTGTCATCAAGCGTGCGAAAGGCGAAACCTCCGAGGTTCGGATCGATCGCTTTGAAACGAACGATGCGTCTACCACGGCCTATTTGCCCCCAGATGTTTCCAGTGAAACGTCATGGACAGATGGTGAACTGATCCCGCAAGCTGCCTATCAATCGGCGGAAAAGCTGGCCGACAGCAGCGCCATCAATCGAGTCACTAATGCGTTGGGGGGAACATTCACCAAAATTGGTATCTTGATTGCGATGGCCTCGATTATCGGTCAAGGTTTGATGACCAGTGGTGCTGCCGAGCGGATTGTTTGCTCGATTCGGTCGGCATTGGGCGAACGCTGGACGGCGCTGGCGTTCGTGATTAGCAGTTTCGTGCTCGCGATTCCGGTGTTCTTCGATACCGTTTTCTTTCTCATGTTGCCGTTAGCCCAGGCGATGGCCAAACGGACAGGCCGCGACTATTTGAAATACGTTCTTTCGATTGTCGTCGGCGGGACGTTGGCTCATTCGCTTGTTCCGCCCACCCCTGGCCCGCTGTTCGTCGCTGCGGAATTGAATGTCAACATCGGAGCGATGATTGTCGGTGGGGTCGGCGTTGGTATTTGGGGCGTGATCGCTGGCTATCTGTACATGATTTGGGCCAATCGAACCTGGCAGATCCCACTTCGTTTTGAGGCTATCGAGGCGTCGGAACAACCCACCGAAATTGACGAAAAACAATTGCCGGGCTTCTTTGTTTCGATCTTGCCGATCGTTGTACCCATTTTTTTACTAGCCATGAAAACAGTGAGCCAGTCGGTCGACGTCGCGTCGCTGAGTGGCCCAGCCGACTGGGCGATTGGTTTCCTGGGCGACAAAAACATCGCGATCTCGATCGGCGCGATCTTGGCACTTGCAACGGTGATTGGAAGGCCTGACATTTCGTGGAATGGATTGGGCAAAACGGTTCAGAAAGCCCTCAGCGAAGGGGGCGTGGTGGTCTTGATCACTTGTGCCGGCGGCGCCTTCGGAGAAATGATTCGCCAGACGAACATCGGTACCGTTATCGCTCAGTCGTTACCGGAGTCGGTCGGCGGCATCGGTTTGTTGGTGACCGCATTTCTCATCACGGCATCCATCCGCGTGATTCAAGGGTCCGCGACGGTGGCTATGATCACTGCGATTGGAATTGTGGTTCCTGTCGCAACGCAGATTGGATTGCCATTCCATCCGGTCTACCTGGCTCTGGCCATTGGCTGTGGATCGAAGCCGTTGCCCTGGATGAATGACAGCGGATTCTGGGTCATCAGCCGAATGAGCGGGTTTACGGAAAAAGAGACGCTGAAAACGTTTACCGTTCTGTTGACGATCATGGGGGTGGTGTCGTTCCTGGCAACCCTGGTTTTTGCTATGTTCTTTCCATTCGCTTAA
- a CDS encoding TVP38/TMEM64 family protein, whose product MPESQTDDGEPAASAERRNSNRTTVTWLRYAQWVAVAVGVVCIVVIFRALPTKELLSGLQDWIVSLGVWGPVVLTLTYIVATVLMVPGTILTLVAGALYGLTVGTVVVSIGATVGASLCFLIGRYAVRERIANWAKRYPRFDAIDRAIGEGGWKVVALLRLSPAIPFNVQNYLYGLTRIRFWPFAIASWLAMLPGTFLYVYLGHVTQAALTSDRGRSVGEWILLAVGLIATLVVSVYIARLARSKITQEVSTSSASDEVEQDPPEDEPQEASFSSQVVRTLALVVVAGILVVLAINSHHFDTWLAPYLP is encoded by the coding sequence ATGCCCGAATCCCAGACTGACGATGGCGAGCCTGCCGCGAGTGCTGAACGGAGGAATTCCAATCGCACCACCGTGACGTGGCTTCGTTATGCTCAATGGGTGGCTGTCGCGGTAGGAGTCGTCTGCATTGTCGTTATTTTTCGGGCATTGCCAACGAAGGAGTTGCTTTCTGGCCTTCAAGACTGGATTGTCTCGTTGGGTGTCTGGGGCCCAGTTGTTCTGACACTTACTTACATCGTAGCCACAGTTCTCATGGTGCCAGGCACGATACTTACCCTCGTTGCAGGCGCCTTGTATGGTTTAACCGTTGGGACGGTCGTTGTTTCGATTGGTGCGACCGTCGGTGCTTCACTTTGCTTTTTGATCGGCAGGTACGCCGTTCGTGAAAGGATCGCCAATTGGGCGAAACGCTATCCACGCTTTGATGCCATCGACCGAGCGATCGGCGAAGGAGGCTGGAAAGTGGTTGCCCTGCTGCGACTTTCTCCTGCGATCCCGTTTAATGTCCAGAATTACCTGTACGGTTTGACACGGATTCGCTTTTGGCCCTTTGCAATTGCCAGCTGGCTTGCGATGTTACCGGGCACGTTTCTGTATGTCTATCTAGGTCATGTCACGCAAGCCGCACTGACATCGGACCGTGGACGTTCCGTGGGCGAATGGATCTTGCTTGCGGTTGGTTTGATCGCGACATTAGTCGTAAGTGTCTACATTGCCCGACTTGCCCGCAGCAAAATCACGCAAGAGGTTTCCACATCTTCCGCGTCAGATGAGGTCGAACAGGACCCGCCGGAAGATGAACCCCAGGAAGCTTCCTTTTCAAGCCAGGTCGTTCGTACCCTTGCATTGGTCGTGGTGGCGGGAATCCTTGTCGTTCTTGCCATCAATTCGCATCATTTCGATACTTGGTTAGCCCCTTATCTTCCGTAG
- the araD gene encoding L-arabinonate dehydratase, with translation MSSPSNEDPKYHSGRWFDPDTLRGFGHRSRLKGMGYDDADFRGKPVVAILNTWSDLNTCHSHFPERVKEVKRGIWQMGGFPVEVPVMSLGEMMMKPTTMLYRNMLAMETEEVLRCHPIDAAVLMGGCDKTVPAMIMGAISADRPVIFLPAGPMLKARWKDQTLGSGSDAWKYWDERRAGNLCDEAWGEIENCIARSAGTCMTMGTASTMASIAESMGLTLPGASSVPAVISEHSRLAVASGRRAVELAQEELRPSDVLTDKSFDNAIVTSMAIGGSTNAIVHIIAMARRAGIELTLERFDELSRTTPVLANVRPAGKFLMEDFFDAGGLPALLNQLGSHIDGSCKTVNGFSLGENIEKAEVIDDDIIRSIDNAVSPTGGTFVLRGNLSPSGCIIKPTAASPRLLNHRGPAVVFDTYEDLKAKLNDPATGITADSVLILRNAGPHGGPGFPEWGMLPIPDHLLKQGVRDLVRISDARMSGTSYGTCVLHVAPEAAVGGPLALVKNGDTIELSIDRRELNLLVDDDELDRRRAEWTPPPAKYKRGYGAMFLKHVTQADAGCDFDFLHHGEETADPPIH, from the coding sequence ATGTCGTCTCCATCCAACGAAGATCCGAAATATCACAGTGGTCGCTGGTTCGATCCCGACACGTTGCGCGGCTTTGGCCATCGTTCTCGTCTGAAGGGAATGGGTTATGACGACGCCGATTTTCGAGGGAAACCGGTCGTTGCCATTCTCAATACGTGGAGCGATCTGAACACGTGCCATTCGCACTTCCCTGAACGGGTTAAAGAAGTAAAACGTGGCATCTGGCAAATGGGCGGTTTTCCGGTCGAAGTCCCGGTAATGTCGCTCGGCGAAATGATGATGAAGCCGACGACGATGCTTTATCGCAATATGCTGGCAATGGAGACCGAAGAAGTCCTGCGATGCCATCCGATCGATGCCGCTGTGTTGATGGGGGGCTGCGATAAGACCGTGCCTGCGATGATCATGGGGGCGATCTCGGCGGACCGGCCGGTTATCTTTCTGCCCGCTGGTCCTATGCTGAAAGCGCGTTGGAAAGACCAGACGCTCGGCAGCGGTAGCGACGCATGGAAATACTGGGACGAACGTCGCGCTGGTAATCTTTGCGACGAAGCATGGGGAGAAATCGAAAACTGTATCGCGCGTTCGGCAGGAACATGCATGACCATGGGGACCGCTTCGACCATGGCATCGATTGCCGAGTCGATGGGACTGACACTACCAGGCGCGTCGTCGGTTCCAGCCGTTATCTCGGAGCACTCGCGATTGGCTGTCGCCTCTGGTCGCCGAGCTGTCGAATTGGCCCAAGAAGAACTTCGTCCGTCTGACGTGTTGACAGATAAGTCCTTTGATAACGCCATTGTTACCAGCATGGCGATCGGCGGGTCGACCAATGCGATCGTTCATATTATCGCGATGGCTCGCCGAGCAGGAATCGAACTGACGTTGGAACGCTTTGACGAGCTTTCCCGAACGACTCCAGTTCTCGCCAATGTCCGACCGGCCGGCAAGTTTCTGATGGAAGACTTCTTCGACGCCGGCGGCTTGCCTGCTTTGCTGAATCAATTGGGATCACACATCGACGGCAGCTGTAAGACCGTCAACGGTTTTTCGCTGGGCGAGAATATCGAGAAAGCCGAAGTCATCGACGACGACATCATTCGTTCGATCGACAATGCGGTCTCTCCGACCGGCGGTACGTTCGTGCTGCGAGGGAATCTTTCGCCGTCTGGTTGTATCATTAAGCCGACGGCTGCATCGCCTCGGCTGCTCAACCATCGTGGGCCTGCGGTCGTGTTCGACACCTACGAAGATTTAAAAGCCAAACTCAACGATCCTGCGACAGGCATCACTGCCGACTCGGTTTTGATCTTAAGAAACGCCGGGCCGCATGGTGGTCCTGGGTTTCCGGAGTGGGGCATGTTGCCGATTCCGGATCATCTTCTGAAGCAAGGGGTACGCGATCTCGTGCGGATCTCGGATGCTCGGATGAGCGGAACGAGTTACGGAACGTGCGTGCTTCATGTTGCCCCCGAAGCCGCCGTCGGTGGTCCTTTAGCACTCGTGAAAAATGGCGATACGATCGAGCTTAGCATTGATCGGCGTGAACTGAACTTGCTTGTCGACGACGATGAACTCGATCGGCGGCGTGCCGAATGGACGCCTCCCCCGGCAAAATACAAACGTGGTTACGGAGCCATGTTTCTTAAACACGTTACCCAGGCGGATGCAGGATGCGATTTCGATTTCCTACATCACGGCGAAGAGACCGCTGATCCGCCCATTCATTAA
- a CDS encoding mercuric reductase translates to MVGPETSSFFPNPVIERLPQTSPADEANQKLVDNVHPTDWKNPTPSGRYNLVVIGAGTAGLVTAAGAAGLGAKVALIERDLMGGDCLNVGCVPSKAIISAARSAAAIRRSENFGVKSNAEIAVDFAAIMQRMRKLRASISVNDSASRFRSLGVDVFLGDARFLDSDTIEVGEQRLKFKRAVIATGARAAAPSIPGLEDAPYLTNETLFSLTDLPARLGVIGAGPIGCEMAQAFANLGSHVTLFDRSAHILSREDVDASNVVAQAMRRDGVDIRSNASQLRITSQDGTAIQWHEGGEDHQTSVDHLLIAAGRQPNVEGLNLDAVGVVFNDRGIEVNERLQTTNRRIFAAGDICSPLKFTHAADFMARTVIQNTLFFGRKKWTDLVIPWCTYTSPEIAHVGITEAEADQQGISLHTITQSMEENDRAILESETEGFVKVHLKKGSDKILGATIVAPNAGDMISEITLAMTHKIGLGKIASSIHPYPTQAEAIRKAGDQYNRTRLTPFVKSMFDRWLKWIR, encoded by the coding sequence ATGGTCGGACCTGAGACATCCAGTTTCTTTCCAAACCCGGTAATCGAGCGGCTTCCTCAGACCAGTCCTGCGGACGAAGCTAATCAGAAGCTTGTCGATAATGTGCATCCGACCGATTGGAAGAATCCAACTCCTTCGGGACGTTACAACTTGGTGGTCATCGGTGCCGGAACGGCTGGATTGGTCACCGCGGCGGGCGCAGCAGGCCTGGGGGCGAAAGTTGCATTAATCGAACGGGACCTGATGGGAGGCGATTGCTTAAACGTCGGCTGCGTCCCATCCAAGGCAATCATCAGTGCCGCGCGATCCGCCGCTGCGATTCGGCGAAGTGAAAACTTCGGCGTGAAATCCAACGCAGAAATTGCCGTCGACTTCGCCGCGATTATGCAACGAATGCGTAAGCTAAGGGCGTCGATCAGCGTCAACGATTCCGCAAGTCGCTTTCGGAGTCTTGGGGTCGACGTCTTTCTTGGAGACGCACGGTTCCTCGATTCCGATACAATTGAAGTTGGAGAGCAACGTCTCAAATTTAAGCGGGCCGTGATTGCGACAGGGGCTCGTGCGGCTGCTCCTTCCATCCCTGGCTTGGAAGATGCTCCGTATCTCACCAACGAGACGCTATTTTCGTTGACCGACTTGCCGGCCCGCCTAGGTGTTATCGGTGCAGGCCCTATCGGCTGCGAGATGGCTCAAGCGTTCGCGAATCTAGGATCGCACGTAACCCTTTTCGATCGCTCGGCTCATATTCTTTCGCGCGAAGATGTAGACGCAAGCAACGTCGTGGCACAGGCCATGCGACGCGATGGCGTCGATATCCGTAGCAATGCGTCCCAACTACGAATCACATCTCAGGATGGCACAGCCATTCAATGGCATGAAGGTGGAGAGGACCATCAGACATCGGTCGATCACCTTCTAATCGCCGCCGGTCGTCAGCCCAACGTGGAAGGGCTGAATTTAGATGCCGTGGGTGTCGTGTTTAACGATCGAGGAATCGAAGTCAACGAGCGACTGCAAACCACCAATCGAAGAATTTTCGCGGCTGGAGATATTTGCTCGCCACTGAAATTTACCCATGCGGCTGACTTCATGGCTCGAACGGTCATTCAGAACACGCTATTCTTCGGCAGGAAGAAATGGACCGATCTCGTCATTCCTTGGTGCACGTATACTTCACCTGAAATCGCCCACGTGGGAATCACGGAAGCGGAGGCCGACCAGCAGGGCATCTCGCTTCATACGATCACACAGTCGATGGAAGAAAATGATCGGGCCATTTTGGAAAGCGAAACCGAGGGCTTTGTTAAAGTCCACCTGAAAAAGGGGAGCGACAAGATTCTCGGTGCGACCATCGTTGCCCCCAACGCCGGCGACATGATCTCCGAGATAACGCTGGCAATGACGCATAAAATTGGTCTCGGCAAGATCGCCAGTTCGATTCACCCTTATCCGACCCAAGCCGAAGCGATCCGCAAAGCAGGCGATCAGTATAATCGCACTCGCTTGACGCCATTCGTGAAGTCCATGTTTGATCGCTGGCTGAAGTGGATTCGCTGA
- a CDS encoding dihydrodipicolinate synthase family protein: protein MDTKPLTAETIAQSVWAVPSLARSDNGQLNQQENEKIIRHIEQGGISTLLYGGNAIFYHLTLKEYREALQLISETAAEQTLVIPAIGPAYGTMLDQIDILNDFAFPTAMVLPQRDVLTSAGLATGIRNVVEKFGKPIVLYLKYGGVMTVEDATALVNDGCVSAIKYAVVRDDYTKDDYLRGLVNNIDPTLILSGLGDQPAIVHMQDFGLGGFTTGCGCVYPELSTALLKAIQAKQWDEAESIREKFLPLEQLRDDLGPITILHRATELAGIAQTGPITPLLSEPEASIQTQISAAIEKINSNL from the coding sequence ATGGATACAAAACCACTGACTGCAGAAACGATCGCTCAATCGGTTTGGGCTGTCCCTTCGTTGGCTCGCTCTGACAATGGTCAGCTGAACCAGCAGGAAAATGAGAAGATTATCCGCCACATCGAACAAGGCGGAATTTCGACATTGCTGTATGGTGGCAACGCGATCTTCTATCATTTGACGCTCAAGGAGTATCGCGAAGCCCTTCAGCTGATCAGCGAAACGGCCGCCGAGCAAACCCTTGTGATTCCGGCGATTGGTCCTGCGTACGGAACGATGCTCGATCAGATCGACATCCTCAACGATTTCGCATTTCCCACGGCAATGGTCCTTCCTCAACGCGACGTGTTGACATCGGCCGGGTTGGCAACAGGGATCCGAAACGTTGTTGAAAAGTTTGGCAAGCCGATTGTTCTGTACCTGAAATACGGCGGAGTGATGACAGTCGAGGATGCCACGGCATTGGTTAACGACGGGTGCGTGTCGGCCATCAAGTACGCTGTCGTCCGAGACGATTACACGAAAGACGATTACCTTCGCGGTCTGGTCAACAACATTGACCCGACGCTGATTTTAAGTGGTTTGGGCGATCAGCCGGCGATCGTTCACATGCAAGACTTTGGCCTGGGTGGCTTCACGACCGGATGTGGGTGTGTTTACCCTGAGCTTTCGACTGCCCTGCTGAAGGCGATTCAAGCGAAGCAGTGGGACGAAGCAGAATCGATCCGTGAAAAGTTCCTTCCGTTGGAACAGCTACGAGATGATTTGGGCCCGATCACTATTTTGCATCGTGCGACGGAACTGGCCGGAATCGCCCAGACGGGTCCGATCACGCCGCTTCTTTCCGAGCCAGAAGCATCCATTCAAACACAGATTTCCGCGGCAATTGAGAAAATCAATTCCAACCTCTAA